A part of Ziziphus jujuba cultivar Dongzao chromosome 8, ASM3175591v1 genomic DNA contains:
- the LOC107413326 gene encoding protein NUCLEAR FUSION DEFECTIVE 4-like produces the protein MGFQNNGETAIGIHSFTDLKSFTHQVLTGRWLMVFASFLVMATAGASYMFGLYSNDIKSVLGYDQTTLNLISFFKDLGANIGIFSGLINEITPPWVVLAIGAAFNFFGYFMIWLSITQRLPKPHVSLMCIYIFIGANSHTFMNTGALVTCVKNLPNNRGTLMGVLGGSIALSAALISQLYHVFYGDDTKSFTLVIAWLPTALALMFLRLIRIMKVEQNGKERKVLYKFFYISLSLAVFLLMVIIVESKITFTKIENGGIATVVLFLLFLPIFVVVAEEYDVWKANKRKTIIHDQPTATAANSNSTRTQNPNKTTGAVTTTIPEKEKVYWWKNVFQPPEIGEDHTILQAIFSVEMITLLLTTICGLGGTLTLMDNLGQIGTSLGYSLHSIRTFVSLTSIWIYLGESSMGILSEIFINKFKFPRPLMFTLTLLVSCIGYILIAFNVKHGLYIASIITGFCFGAHWPLILSIISEIFGLKHYSTLYNIGSMASPIGLYLLNVRVTGRFYDKEAMKQLEALGKKRKAGEELNCNGGECFKLSFIIITGVTLFGTIVSLFLVMRTRKYYQSDIDRKFREDQENVAENETLVVGNEVGRPAGEL, from the coding sequence ATGGGTTTTCAAAACAATGGTGAGACAGCAATTGGAATCCACAGTTTCACAGACCTCAAGAGCTTCACCCACCAAGTCCTAACCGGCCGGTGGTTGATGGTCTTTGCCTCATTTCTCGTGATGGCAACAGCCGGTGCGAGCTACATGTTCGGCCTCTACTCCAACGACATCAAATCCGTCCTCGGATACGACCAAACGACACTCAACCTCATCAGCTTCTTTAAGGACTTAGGAGCTAACATCGGCATCTTCTCCGGCCTCATCAATGAGATCACACCTCCATGGGTGGTGTTGGCCATCGGAGCAGCTTTCAATTTCTTCGGCTACTTCATGATTTGGCTCTCCATAACGCAAAGGCTTCCAAAACCTCATGTCTCGCTCATGTGTATCTACATCTTCATCGGAGCTAACTCTCATACCTTCATGAACACCGGAGCTCTTGTTACTTGCGTCAAAAACTTGCCGAACAACCGCGGAACTCTCATGGGCGTTTTGGGTGGCTCCATTGCTTTAAGTGCTGCTTTAATCTCGCAGCTATACCATGTTTTCTACGGCGATGATACCAAGTCTTTCACTTTGGTCATCGCTTGGCTTCCAACTGCTTTGGCTTTGATGTTTCTTAGACTGATTCGGATCATGAAAGTTGAACAGAAtggcaaagaaagaaaagttttaTACAAATTCTTTTACATTTCCCTTTCTCTAGCTGTGTTTCTCTTGATGGTAATCATAGTAGAAAGCAAAATCACTTTCACCAAGATAGAAAACGGAGGGATTGCAACCGTGGTGCTTTTCTTGCTTTTTCTTCCAATTTTCGTTGTTGTTGCAGAAGAGTATGATGTATGGAAAGCGAACAAGAGAAAAACAATTATACATGATCAACCAACGGCTACTGCGGCTAACAGTAATAGTACCAGAACGCAAAATCCGAACAAAACCACCGGTGCAGTGACTACGACTATACCGGAAAAGGAAAAAGTTTACTGGTGGAAAAATGTATTCCAGCCGCCGGAGATCGGAGAAGACCACACAATTCTTCAAGCAATATTCAGTGTGGAAATGATAACTCTTCTATTGACCACAATTTGTGGTCTAGGAGGGACTTTAACACTCATGGACAATTTGGGTCAGATTGGAACTTCTTTAGGCTACTCTCTACACAGCATAAGAACTTTTGTCTCCCTCACAAGCATTTGGATCTATCTAGGAGAATCATCCATGGGAATTCTCTCAGAaatcttcatcaacaaattcaaattccCTCGTCCTCTGATGTTCACTCTGACCCTCCTGGTTTCATGCATCGGTTACATTCTCATAGCTTTCAATGTCAAACATGGTCTCTATATTGCTTCAATTATTACAGGGTTCTGTTTTGGTGCTCATTGGCCTCTGATTTTATCCATCATCTCTGAGATTTTCGGGCTGAAACACTATTCAACTCTGTATAACATCGGTTCCATGGCAAGCCCAATTGGGTTGTATTTGCTGAATGTGAGAGTCACTGGGCGTTTCTATGATAAGGAAGCCATGAAACAGCTTGAAGCTTtgggaaagaaaaggaaagctgGTGAAGAATTGAATTGTAATGGCGGAGAGTGTTTCAAGCTCTCTTTCATTATAATTACTGGTGTGACCTTGTTCGGGACAATCGTTTCGCTGTTTTTGGTGATGAGGACTAGGAAGTACTACCAGAGTGATATTGATAGGAAGTTCAGAGAGGATCAAGAGAACGTGGCCGAAAATGAGACGCTTGTGGTCGGAAATGAGGTTGGCCGGCCGGCCGGTGAGTTATAA